TTTGTTGAAGACAGAAAAATGTGAGCTTCAACTTTTGACAATTCTTACAGCAATTATTGACTGAACCTTCGGCTGCATTTTTGACAACAATTATTGTTGACAAAAACAAGTTCATAAGATGGACCCCATAATATTATACATGGAACAAtatatttcacttttttcatgtgCCAAATAGTATATTCggttacattttgaaatcaatatGCTGCTAGATTTTATAATTAAGCATAGTCTCTTCATTTTCACAAATACGACACAAATAACAATTTTTACCTTTgttatttatttcataataatAGTTTAATAATATCCTCTGtatcattattcatgcataaataaatttgtattataacTCTTGCATAACTAGAAGTTGTACTACTCGAACCAAATTATCGTAGTTGTACGAGATAGTAGCAGGCTCCATTCCATGGGATCATCACTCATTGACGTCACCAAGACCCGGAAAGCCCAAAAATCAGGAGTCCAAAATCTATGAACGGTTAAGATTAATCAGATTAAACACACGTGTACGGCGAAAGAAGCAGTAGCTGTATAATCTGATAGTGCAGGTTCATTCGCAATTCTATGGTCTCTGCAGAGAGCCGATCGTCTGCTCCTCACTCACCATAACAACTTCTCTGCCcgtccaaaaaaaaaataaaaaatcgcCGCAGATGATCCCGCCGGGAAGTTCACCTGACCGTTCCTATTATCTTCGCCGTCTACAAATGTACGATCCTCTCTTTTATATTTCGCAATTCACAATTTAGGGCTTGTAACTTAGAGTTTTCACTCACTTCAAATAGTTGAACGGTAGAAAATTGTAACTGTTTTTGCTGAATTTGAACTTTAGGTGATTGTTTTATGAGCATGTGTGGCTGTCATATTCGTTGAAGTAAGAGCTGCAAGATGGTGAGTGTTTCAAGTGTTCATTAGGAGCTCCATGCTCGATACTCTGTTTGGTTTTTTTGTTCTGATTTATGCTAATTTACGGGAATTTCTAGTGATATTTAATTACGTGGTACCAGGTAGAAAGAAAAATCTGTTAGTTTCCCATTGCTAGTTGTATTGAATTGGACCTTTCTTTTGTCTTAAAGCTTCCACTTGGCAGCTCGACGCGATATTTAGATAGGAAACTTATAATTTGCAAAATTGCAATTCAGCTTTGAACTCTTTGTGACCAAAATGAAGGGCTGATTTTGTTGGAAAAGGGTTAACATTCCTGTTTTTCAGTAtaaattcatatcattttcttAATTCTTACAAAAAGATTCTATTTACTTTTTGGCAACTTAAttctaaattttcatatttcgcACGgcaccacaagattaaaggcatcttggtacattctacatatctttagtACTTTGAGGAAATTGTTTCGACTTTCCAAAGTAAGAGGGTCATCCTTTTCGAGATAGAAGGAGTATTAATTTTCTTAGATATTTCAGATGTCCAATCAGGGGATCGATCCAAATTCTTTCCCAGTGTCTGGGATTAGTTTACCCAATCCAGATTCTGTCTCAATGACTGGGATAGCTTACACTGAAGATAATACATTTTTGGTTTTGTGTTATACTTGTACTCAGTTGTGAAAGGTGTAGTTTTGGCATTTTCTGCACAGCTCTAGTCCATTTCTTAAAAAGCTGAAATGTCAATAGGGATCAGTATTAGTGCCTATctcaaaggaagaaaaaaaattagaagagaaaaatgtgatCTTGGTGAAATCTTCCATCGGATGTGTCCATTCTTGGTCTTTGCATCAAATTATCAGATATCTGTTCATTGTGTTGGTATTGCTAAGAAATTATTGGCAGATCATCGTACTATttccacacacacacacactcttCTGCACTTCTTTATTTTCACCTGCTTCATTGCAATTCACAAACTCTGCCCACCATTCCTGTTTCTGGTCAGAGATTTATACTCTGATGAATCGACTGTATCTAGTTCATTCATATCAGATCTTTTCCAGTCTTTCCATGACAAGGACTTTTGGATACCCAAATGTGGTGGACATCCATCTGATGGAGAAGCAGTTTTCGATAGCTCATCGAGAATCGACGTGAAACGTGCTCACCAATTGTTCTCCAGTGCTGCTGAACCAGAGTTATTCCCTAACAAGAAACAAGCTGTCCACACTTCACTCGGCAAATCAACTTCGGAAATTGCAGTGACAAATTCTACCTGTTGGGATACTTCTTCTGATCTTCCATCAGGGGCAAACCAATTCATCGATAGGTTGTTGGGAGTTGATACCACCAGGCTGGTCGACTTAACCGAGAGAAACATATCTCCTGTTAACACAGGTAACTCCACCATAAGGAAAAAGGTAATTGACGACCAAATTGGAGATGATCCATTAGTTGGTTTGTCAATGTCTTACACTATTGAAGAACCACAGATATGCATAAGCGACGGTAGAATCAGAAAAGTTAATGTCAATCAGGTGGAGGATTCAGAAAATGCTTTTCATTCACCAATTGAAAACAACATTAATATGTCTATCAGTCTGATACATAATGGGGCAAGTGAAACATCCTTTTTATCCATGGGTCAGGCATATGAGAAGGAAGGTGAAAGTCAGGCTTACAATCCTGGGGCTATCAGATCCAATGTTGAGAAAAGTCACAGCACTACACCAATTGCTGACTCCTATACCAGAGGGGATTCTGACACAATATTTGGATTTGAATTGGTGTCTGATATTGATGCTCTGGCAAGGCCAATTAGCAGTTATGATTATTTACATTATCAATCATCACTTCACGCATCAGAAACACATTGTGACAAGCAGCTGGAGGGATCAAATACTAACACAGTCGATATCTCCTCTCAGATGTCAAAACCTAGGACTGATT
This Solanum dulcamara chromosome 8, daSolDulc1.2, whole genome shotgun sequence DNA region includes the following protein-coding sequences:
- the LOC129900702 gene encoding uncharacterized protein LOC129900702, translating into MSFHDKDFWIPKCGGHPSDGEAVFDSSSRIDVKRAHQLFSSAAEPELFPNKKQAVHTSLGKSTSEIAVTNSTCWDTSSDLPSGANQFIDRLLGVDTTRLVDLTERNISPVNTGNSTIRKKVIDDQIGDDPLVGLSMSYTIEEPQICISDGRIRKVNVNQVEDSENAFHSPIENNINMSISLIHNGASETSFLSMGQAYEKEGESQAYNPGAIRSNVEKSHSTTPIADSYTRGDSDTIFGFELVSDIDALARPISSYDYLHYQSSLHASETHCDKQLEGSNTNTVDISSQMSKPRTDSLPKNKSESKPAHKGAPNSFPSNVRSLLATGILDGVPVKYVLSRQELRGIIKGSGYLCGCQPCNYSKVLNAYEFERHAGCKTKHPNNHIYFENGKTIYQITQELRSTPQSLLFEAIQTVTGSPINQKAFQIWKESFQAATRELQRIYGKEELNL